The Sorangiineae bacterium MSr11367 genome window below encodes:
- a CDS encoding lantibiotic dehydratase, giving the protein MVREALFLASPSLDSAIDAWLENPDAPRARDVEAIASRYIARMAARPTPFGLFAACTAAAIGDTSSFVLGSTDECIRRSRLDMHYLGALGETLETDRHVRDVLRFRRNSSISSNGDELRYVEGHTGARERARDFRLVSVDPTAPLMTAITETTDPMTIHEVRDAIVHHHPRLSPTASARFVHDLIDAQILESDLRPAVTCDDPISRFTQTLGTSENTRSVVACLTGVQRGLHELDSKGLGIGRESYHAILSALERLPIPVDPARVFQVDLFRPSRQLRIGEGIIRSIREAVALLHRITPVRGTAAMARFREKFAERYGDREIPLVEALDEERGLGFDASNATAVDPSPLLAGIEFPSVPDETSVSAQDRYKLQRLLALRESAQSEWALDENDLEALTVADPAPLPDAIAAMVTLASRSNDALDRGDFDLLVHNVSGPSGVALLARFCHGDPAIRSLVDSNLRAEEACLPDSIFAEIVHLPAGRLGNVICRPVLRVHEIPYLGSSGVPSDRQIALDDLRVSIRGREVRLRSGKLDREVIPRLSNAHAYWRSTLSIYRFLGALQQEGRACPLRWSWGNLLQDAPFLPRVKHRNIVLSLAQWTIPAKDVGLIGHDPAVRSGRGLPRWVCVAEGDNILPIDLESSSAGIQLSALARRREHLRLQELFPEPDRMCMTSEAGAHTHELVVPFARAAAPPARSRPLPYLSERSRAFTPASEWLYAKIYTGPATSDRILRTAIAPLVRELKDDKCIDRWFFIRYTDPEPHLRIRFRGAPDGLLRDVLPRLRERIAPFLDSGRIARFQLDTYEPEVERYGGPRAMSISEQVFATDSDAALAIIERTTGDAGAETRWLAAFYGMHTLVTDAGFDDGARVDFVTRCRDAFALEYRLDVMARRSLGARYRAVRPRIEQLLRGTIDSDEALDPMLSVFRARSVALAGSFAELRGLRDRGELLTSWDALVGSFVHMHVNRVIREYQRKHELVLYEFLVRAYSSIAARTASTPASGIAPGARQRNGNGLF; this is encoded by the coding sequence ATGGTGCGGGAGGCATTGTTCCTCGCCTCGCCGAGCCTCGACTCGGCCATCGACGCATGGCTCGAGAACCCCGATGCACCCCGGGCACGTGACGTCGAGGCGATCGCCTCGCGATACATAGCGCGTATGGCAGCTCGTCCGACCCCCTTTGGGCTGTTCGCGGCTTGCACGGCGGCGGCCATTGGGGACACCTCATCATTCGTGCTCGGATCGACGGATGAATGCATTCGGCGCTCACGGCTCGACATGCACTATCTTGGCGCCCTGGGCGAGACACTCGAGACAGATCGCCACGTTCGTGACGTCCTGCGGTTCCGGCGAAATTCGTCAATCTCTTCGAACGGCGATGAGTTGCGCTACGTCGAAGGCCACACGGGCGCGCGCGAGCGCGCCCGTGATTTTCGCCTCGTTTCGGTCGATCCGACAGCACCATTGATGACGGCCATCACGGAGACGACAGACCCAATGACGATCCACGAGGTCCGCGATGCGATCGTCCACCATCACCCACGACTTTCGCCTACTGCGTCCGCTCGTTTCGTCCACGACCTCATCGACGCGCAGATCCTCGAATCGGACCTTCGGCCGGCAGTCACCTGTGACGATCCGATCTCCAGATTTACGCAGACCCTCGGCACGAGCGAGAACACGCGCTCCGTCGTCGCGTGCCTAACGGGAGTTCAACGCGGATTGCACGAGCTCGACTCGAAAGGACTCGGGATTGGACGAGAATCCTACCACGCCATCCTGAGCGCGCTCGAACGACTCCCGATCCCTGTCGATCCCGCGCGTGTCTTTCAGGTGGACCTTTTTCGACCGAGTCGACAGTTGCGGATTGGAGAAGGGATCATTCGGAGCATACGCGAGGCGGTCGCCCTGCTCCACCGCATCACGCCTGTCCGTGGTACGGCGGCGATGGCACGCTTTCGTGAGAAATTCGCGGAACGATACGGGGACCGAGAGATTCCCCTCGTCGAGGCACTCGACGAAGAGCGTGGGCTCGGGTTCGACGCCAGCAACGCTACCGCCGTCGACCCGTCCCCACTTCTCGCCGGTATCGAATTTCCGTCGGTGCCCGACGAGACGTCGGTCTCCGCACAAGACCGGTACAAGCTTCAACGCTTGCTTGCTCTTCGCGAGTCGGCGCAATCGGAATGGGCGCTCGACGAAAACGACCTCGAGGCGCTCACCGTTGCTGATCCTGCTCCGCTTCCGGACGCGATCGCCGCAATGGTGACGCTTGCCTCCCGCTCGAATGATGCTCTCGATCGGGGCGATTTCGATCTTCTCGTCCACAACGTCTCGGGACCTTCGGGGGTCGCTCTGCTTGCTCGATTTTGCCATGGCGATCCGGCAATCCGATCACTGGTCGATAGCAATTTGCGGGCGGAGGAGGCGTGCCTCCCAGACAGCATATTTGCCGAGATCGTTCACCTTCCTGCCGGCAGACTTGGAAACGTCATCTGCCGCCCCGTTCTGCGTGTGCACGAGATTCCTTATCTGGGTAGTTCGGGTGTACCATCGGACCGACAGATCGCCCTCGATGATCTGCGGGTGTCCATCCGAGGCCGTGAAGTCCGTCTACGCTCGGGGAAGCTGGATCGAGAAGTCATCCCTAGACTCTCCAACGCCCACGCGTACTGGAGGTCCACTCTTTCGATTTACCGGTTCTTGGGTGCTCTCCAACAGGAAGGTCGTGCGTGCCCGTTACGCTGGAGTTGGGGCAACCTTCTGCAAGACGCTCCCTTTTTGCCGAGGGTCAAGCACCGCAACATCGTGCTCTCGTTGGCTCAGTGGACGATTCCCGCAAAGGACGTAGGGCTCATCGGGCACGATCCAGCGGTTCGCTCTGGACGCGGTCTACCTCGATGGGTGTGTGTCGCCGAAGGCGACAATATCCTGCCGATCGATCTGGAGAGTTCCTCGGCCGGTATCCAGCTATCGGCTCTGGCTCGGCGACGAGAGCACCTCCGCTTACAGGAACTCTTTCCGGAACCGGACAGGATGTGCATGACCAGCGAGGCCGGCGCTCATACGCACGAACTCGTCGTGCCGTTCGCACGAGCTGCCGCCCCTCCGGCGCGATCTCGCCCTCTTCCATACCTGTCAGAGCGATCGCGTGCGTTCACCCCAGCGAGCGAATGGTTGTACGCCAAGATTTACACCGGACCTGCAACATCCGACCGAATCCTTCGCACTGCCATCGCTCCGCTGGTGAGAGAGCTCAAGGACGACAAGTGCATCGATCGATGGTTCTTCATTCGTTACACTGACCCCGAACCGCACCTTCGTATCCGCTTTCGCGGGGCACCGGACGGTCTCCTTCGAGACGTTTTACCTCGCCTACGCGAACGAATTGCGCCGTTTCTTGACTCTGGCCGCATCGCACGCTTCCAGCTTGATACCTATGAGCCCGAAGTCGAGCGTTACGGCGGTCCCAGGGCGATGTCCATCAGTGAGCAGGTGTTCGCAACCGATAGTGATGCTGCATTGGCCATCATCGAAAGAACCACTGGGGACGCGGGCGCCGAAACTCGTTGGCTAGCCGCGTTCTACGGAATGCATACTCTCGTCACGGACGCAGGCTTCGATGACGGCGCGCGAGTAGACTTCGTGACACGGTGCCGCGACGCGTTCGCATTGGAATACAGATTGGATGTGATGGCACGCCGCTCACTCGGAGCGCGCTACCGAGCGGTGCGGCCACGAATCGAGCAACTGCTGCGCGGCACCATCGACTCCGATGAAGCACTAGATCCGATGCTCTCCGTTTTTCGTGCGCGCTCAGTCGCCCTGGCCGGATCGTTCGCCGAACTGCGTGGGCTGCGCGACCGGGGCGAGCTCTTAACCTCCTGGGACGCGCTCGTCGGAAGCTTCGTGCACATGCACGTTAATCGCGTGATCCGCGAGTACCAGCGAAAGCACGAGTTGGTCCTCTACGAGTTTCTGGTTCGGGCGTATTCGTCGATAGCGGCTCGTACGGCGAGTACACCCGCGTCAGGCATCGCCCCAGGAGCGCGCCAGCGGAACGGAAATGGGCTATTCTAG
- a CDS encoding TonB-dependent receptor, which yields MRLGLFRPHFGPSIAAFFIAATTVTAANAQQGAAVLTGKIVDASSGRGLADTVVALTSLALQGEQVVSTDDTGTYRIPSLPPGTYTLRLEKPGYRLYARDQIQLRADATIRLDADLLPESLSAQEVSVTAHAPTIDVGSTTGGTNVNADFVSRIPLVTPGASGGAQRSFESVAQAAPGAHADLYGTSINGTTSPENSYVIDGMRTNSPKYGTNGAPLSMEFVKELNVLSSGYMPEYGRSTGGVLNVVTKSGSNEYHGSAWANWTPGNLEGARQYPYFTGTAVQTRRSLANVYDIGFDQSGPIIKDRLWYYVGFDVARTVYNLDRSVYKSAYAADGSPTGTSELPGLSQRYKATATSYQLFAKLDYRHDANNKFALTFAATPMTAGGSGEFALNPNTGLVEYALNEQNLAGSYSGLARTRYLGAYDTILNWVSSFDNKSKNLETTLGWHHELDGSLGADGFAIGSGLGFSAVPGISSYRRSIPSYHDLSDFENVPGCGTFAAVKADGTRLSLPTCPMQTYRAGGPGFTDEQVLDTYAAKSVLTILAKGLGHHIVKVGADLELSTSWHNRGYSGTRLYSESSNGTRFDEWRGYGYLKGPDDPVFIDRLVTRSNSINVGGFVQETWAIADKITVNAGIRYDSQFLIGTDGKLFMSFPHQVSPRIGAIFDPTQHGRSKIFASYARYYESVPLNIADRGTGESHVLSTARGAACDPLNPSMVRVCQSDEARQHFNAKGGWGSRGLPDRTYGPYVSGKVVVDPDLSPQSTSEVTAGGEYELVKNGRIGATYVRRWLNNAVESMSNDETASYFVGNPGKGIAREFPEAIRNYDSGTAYFMKTFADGWLAQISYTLSWLRGNLAGLYKPETAQLDPNSTTTFDLKSMLVNQVGDLPGDRRHSIKVYAAKDFALSRTSLLTLGGSIQARSGAPTNFLGSHPIYGPDEVYILPRGSGERLPWTSSANTHVGYMWRFESGVSLSVAVDIFNLLNFDAVLGRDERYTRADVLPIPNGSRADLANGVKTATGGALSAQQVNPNFGSANQYQEPRQFRFGIRGSF from the coding sequence ATGAGATTGGGACTCTTTCGACCCCACTTCGGTCCTTCAATCGCGGCTTTCTTCATCGCCGCCACCACCGTCACCGCTGCGAATGCGCAGCAAGGTGCGGCCGTCCTAACGGGCAAAATTGTCGACGCGTCTTCGGGACGGGGATTGGCCGATACCGTCGTCGCCCTGACCTCGCTCGCCCTCCAGGGTGAGCAGGTCGTCTCGACGGACGACACGGGAACCTATCGGATCCCGTCATTGCCTCCGGGCACCTACACATTGCGCCTCGAGAAGCCTGGTTACCGGCTTTACGCGCGCGACCAGATTCAATTACGAGCCGATGCCACCATTCGCCTCGACGCCGATCTCTTGCCCGAATCGCTATCGGCGCAGGAAGTCAGCGTGACGGCTCATGCGCCCACGATTGATGTTGGCTCCACCACCGGCGGTACCAACGTCAATGCGGACTTCGTGTCACGCATTCCGCTCGTCACCCCGGGCGCAAGCGGCGGTGCACAACGGAGCTTCGAGTCCGTGGCGCAGGCGGCGCCAGGGGCGCACGCAGACCTGTACGGCACGTCAATCAACGGGACGACGTCACCGGAGAATTCGTACGTCATCGATGGGATGCGCACAAACAGCCCAAAGTACGGCACGAATGGTGCGCCCCTATCGATGGAATTCGTCAAAGAGCTCAATGTTCTATCAAGTGGCTACATGCCCGAATACGGTCGGTCGACAGGAGGCGTTTTGAACGTCGTCACCAAGTCCGGGTCGAACGAATATCACGGTTCCGCATGGGCGAACTGGACACCAGGCAACCTAGAAGGCGCACGTCAGTACCCGTACTTTACGGGCACTGCGGTTCAAACGCGCCGATCGCTGGCCAATGTCTACGACATCGGCTTCGACCAAAGTGGACCAATCATCAAAGATCGACTCTGGTATTACGTTGGCTTCGACGTTGCCCGAACGGTATACAACCTCGACAGGAGCGTCTACAAGTCCGCTTATGCCGCCGACGGGAGCCCGACGGGCACGTCGGAGCTGCCGGGTTTGAGCCAACGCTACAAGGCCACGGCAACATCGTACCAGTTGTTCGCAAAACTAGATTATCGACACGATGCAAACAACAAATTCGCGTTGACCTTTGCCGCAACCCCCATGACTGCGGGGGGCTCGGGCGAGTTCGCCCTCAATCCGAATACAGGCCTCGTCGAATATGCCCTGAATGAGCAGAATCTCGCCGGTTCATATTCTGGACTGGCGCGAACTCGGTACCTGGGAGCGTACGACACGATCTTGAATTGGGTTTCGTCGTTCGACAACAAGTCCAAGAACCTGGAAACGACGCTCGGATGGCACCATGAGCTCGACGGCTCACTGGGAGCGGACGGTTTTGCAATTGGAAGCGGATTGGGGTTCTCGGCAGTGCCCGGCATATCAAGCTATCGCCGAAGCATTCCCAGTTATCACGACCTGAGCGATTTCGAGAATGTACCCGGTTGTGGAACGTTCGCGGCGGTCAAGGCCGACGGAACGCGACTCTCGCTCCCGACGTGCCCGATGCAGACGTATCGCGCGGGCGGTCCCGGGTTTACGGACGAACAAGTGCTCGATACCTACGCAGCAAAGTCCGTTCTCACGATACTTGCAAAGGGCCTCGGGCACCACATCGTCAAGGTTGGTGCCGACCTCGAATTGTCGACCTCCTGGCACAACCGAGGCTACTCCGGCACCCGCCTATACTCGGAATCCAGCAATGGGACGCGCTTCGACGAATGGCGCGGCTACGGCTACCTGAAGGGCCCCGACGATCCGGTCTTCATTGACCGCCTCGTAACACGTTCGAATAGCATCAACGTTGGCGGCTTCGTTCAGGAAACCTGGGCCATCGCTGACAAAATCACGGTCAATGCAGGCATTCGGTACGACAGCCAATTTCTAATAGGCACGGATGGTAAGCTCTTCATGAGTTTTCCACACCAAGTGTCCCCACGTATCGGTGCCATCTTCGATCCCACGCAGCACGGACGATCGAAAATATTCGCCAGCTATGCACGGTATTATGAGAGCGTTCCTCTCAACATTGCTGACCGCGGAACCGGTGAATCTCACGTCCTTTCAACGGCCAGGGGCGCTGCCTGCGACCCCTTGAATCCCAGCATGGTTCGTGTGTGCCAGTCGGACGAAGCTCGCCAGCATTTCAACGCGAAAGGTGGCTGGGGCTCGCGTGGGCTTCCGGATCGCACCTATGGCCCCTATGTCAGCGGAAAGGTTGTCGTCGACCCAGATCTCAGCCCGCAGTCTACGAGCGAAGTCACCGCTGGTGGCGAGTACGAACTCGTAAAAAACGGCCGCATCGGCGCAACCTACGTCCGCCGATGGTTGAACAACGCCGTCGAAAGCATGAGCAACGATGAGACGGCAAGCTACTTCGTCGGGAACCCCGGCAAGGGCATCGCGCGAGAATTCCCGGAAGCAATACGGAACTATGATTCTGGCACTGCGTACTTCATGAAGACATTCGCGGATGGGTGGCTAGCGCAGATCAGCTACACTTTGTCGTGGTTGCGGGGAAACCTCGCTGGGCTGTACAAGCCAGAGACTGCCCAGCTCGATCCGAACTCCACGACGACGTTCGACTTGAAGTCCATGCTCGTCAATCAGGTTGGCGACCTTCCTGGCGATCGACGGCACAGCATCAAAGTCTACGCGGCCAAGGATTTCGCGCTGTCGCGCACGTCCCTCTTGACCCTTGGTGGCTCGATTCAAGCACGCTCCGGAGCGCCGACGAACTTTCTCGGCTCGCACCCGATTTATGGGCCGGATGAGGTCTACATTCTTCCGCGTGGAAGCGGAGAACGATTGCCATGGACCTCCAGCGCCAACACGCATGTCGGATACATGTGGCGCTTCGAAAGTGGCGTCTCTTTATCGGTCGCAGTCGATATTTTCAACCTATTGAACTTCGATGCCGTACTCGGGAGAGATGAGAGGTACACCCGCGCGGACGTGCTCCCCATCCCGAACGGTTCTCGCGCCGACCTTGCCAACGGTGTCAAGACAGCGACCGGGGGCGCATTGAGCGCTCAGCAAGTCAATCCCAACTTTGGAAGCGCAAACCAGTATCAAGAGCCGCGACAATTTCGTTTCGGGATCCGTGGTAGCTTTTGA